The Fictibacillus phosphorivorans genomic sequence CGTCACATTTAGACCAATACTTGTGAAAAAGAAAGGAACAAAAAAACCATTCGCAAGTGGTTCGACCCTATTCTCCATTTCTTTTTTAAATCTTGTTTGAGAAATAGCTATTCCAGCAAAGAAAGTGCCAATAATACCAGCAACTCCTAAAGACTCAGCAAAATAGGCAAAACTAAAGGCAACAATTAAACCTGCACTCAAGATGGTCTCGGTTACTTTAAAATTTGAAAACAGCTTAATAAATATAGGTACCAACCATTTAGAAGCTAAGATAACCAATACAAAAAATAAAATTTTCTTTGTGATAAGTAATGCCAGGTTTGTATCTGAACCTGCAAATACACTCAGAGCGACAGCGATTAATATCACCACAATAACATCATCTAATACTGCAGCTCCAAGCAAAGTAGATCCTTCCTTACTTTTCAACCAACCAATTTCTCTTAATGTTTGGACAGATATACTTACTGATGTGGCAGATAATAATAAACCGATAAAAATGGATTCGGCTAGTGAAAAATTATAGATTTGAGCTCCTACATACCCTAACAAGATGGGTGCAACGATACCACCGGTTGCCACGAGTAAAGCTGCTTTTTTATTATCATTTAAGGTTTTTAAGTTTGTTTCCAATCCCGCTAAAAACATTAATAACAAAACACCAATTTCACTAAACGTTTTTATTACCTCATTCTCATTGATCCATCCTAAAATGGCTGGCCCAATGAGTATACCTACAAGAATTTTCCCAAGAACCGAAGGTTGACCTAGTCTGACGCTTATCTGACCCGCCACTTTAGTTGCTAATAAGACTAGTGCAATCTGTAACGCAATCATTCGAATTCCATCTCCAATCCATAAATTTTTACTCAAAAAAACATGGAGGGGCCAATTTGACTGACTCCTCCATGTAATTCAAAAGTATTTAATTTCCGAAACAACTTAACGAACGTTCGTAAGGTAATGTTACCAACAGATAATTTTGATGTCAACTATCAAGTGAAATAAAGATATTGATGAGGCTATATCTTGTTCGGGAAAACCAATCTTCAACAACTTATTGAAATAGATAAAAAGAAGACATAATACGGTGCAAGAAAAGTTATAGTTAATAATTTTTGACTTTGAATAAGTTCAGTTTTCGCATTGAATAAACCACTGTAATTATGTAACAAATCATAGACGAGATCCCAACGAGTAAAACACCATACAATCCAGCAATAAAGGCCGTAAAACCAAATAATAGGTGTAACATCATAAAGAGATACTGATTATTACGCTCTAACTCATACGTTGTTGCTTCTTTTTCGTATCTTGCAATAAATAAAGAAAAGAAAAACGCAGTCACATACCATCCAAAGAAATTTTGTGATGGGATATTATAATAAAAGCCCCCTTCGTTCCAAATCCAATAGTTTTTTATATTTGCAGCAACTGGATCGATAGCTAAATCTAGCCATACAGAGAAAAGTGGCACTAATACGATTGTCTGATAACGAAATGAAAATAATTGGGAAAATGCATGACTAGCTCCAATAACGGATAACCACGCAGGTCCCATCGTAATTGGGACTCCAAGAACCATAGGACCAAAATCTGCTTCATACGTGTACTCCCCAAATAAAAGACCAGTATGAGTTCCAAATGACTCAATAGCGATTGAACCGAAAAAAATGAGCGGAATGATAAAACGCCCCTTCGGTAAGACATTCCACAAATAACAAGAAGCATATAAACCAGAGGCAAATAAAAATACAGCATTTGCCCACTCAAGCCAAGGTGGTAAAAGCGAGAATCCAACTAAAATCAATCCAATTAAGAACCAAACTTTAAAAAATGTCCAAAGATATTTTTGAAAAGTAGACATTATAAGCACTCCTAAAATGAGATTTTATCTATTTTATTACAAAACACTGGTTGAACTACAAAAAAATAAATCATATTCATCTATTACCTAAGTTTAACTAAACCCCAAAATCTAATAATGTTTATTACTACTCAAGTGTTTTATGATTTCCCTAAATAAATCCCTTAGGTGCATTTCACCAACGTTTTCAATGCCGCTTAATAACGAGAAGTACTTTTTAGATAAAAATTTGTTGCATGAAAAATGGAAAAATGTTGAGTTTATATTAACATAAATATACAATTTACAATGAACTTATTAACTGACAAAAATTCTTTTTTAAAAAGACTGATGTAGAATAGTCTATTAAAACGGAACTCACCCCATTGATTGTGAATCTTGAAGAATATGATCTAGACCAACTATTAAATGACGTATAACAGCAATTCAAGCAGTTCACTCTCAGTATCATACTCCCTTTTGGAGGCTACACCACATTTCTTTTTAAGAAGTGTGTAATATCTGGATCGATTATTTAAAAGGAGTGGACCGTTATTCAACTTCTTAGAAATTACCTACTTATTAGTTTTACGAGTTTGTTTTTCCTGAGTATCATCTTCTTCTCATACAGATGGTACGGCTGGGGAACACTTTCAGTACTATCGTTGTTCCTGATCTACCAAACAAACACCAAATATCGACCTACCTTATCTCTATTCATCTTCTTTTCGATAGGGCTGGTTTTGTTTGTTATAGGAAGTGACTATTTTATCTCTTTAGAACTATCGAAAGAAACCAAGGTTCTATTAAACAGATGTTTACTTCTATGTATGATCATCGGTGTTTGTATCTCTTTAACGTTATCTAAACAAAAGATAAATTTCTTTACTTCGATGCCGAACTGGAGGGGACGAATTGCATTTCCTCATCATACGTTACCTACACGGACCTTTTTCCTGTTCGGACTGCTCGGCTCGTTTACAATCTTCCTCCCTCTCTTCTTCAAAGAAGACGTGGTGATAGAAAATAACTTTTTGATGTTTGCATTACTCTTCTCTTTGATCAACGCTCTATTAGAAGAATTGCTGTGGAGAGGAGTCCTGTTATCATCTTTAAAAGAAAACATCTCAACACCATACGCTGTAGTTACCACGAGCATCGGATTCGGTCTGTTACATCTATCAATAGGGATTCCTTTTGTTATGAGTCTACTCTTTTCACTAGGAGGACTGTTTTATGCGTTTGTTGTCTTAAAAACAAATAGCATTTATCCCGCAATCGTCTTTCATTTTGTCATAAACATGGGTATGGTATTGAACGAATGGATTATTTAATTAGTCCCACCACTCATCACCTCCAAGATTACTTTTAGCAGGCTCGATGCCTGCTTATAATATAAAAAAAAACACCGTTTTTTCTCCATGCGTAAAAAAAAAAGCTCCTGTTAAGGAGCGATCTTTACCTTCTCTACCTCAGTTCCGAGAATATAATCGGCCGCTTTTTGTGCTTGTCCAGCTGCTTGTACGACGATGCGGCTGTCTTCTTTTAATACTCGTAACCAGCTCTCGATATAACTCGCGGAGTTCGGAATCGTGTTATCGATACCCGCTACCCCGCATAACATCGCGGCTCCCATCTCCGCAACAAGCTCTTCTTTGGAATAACTTTCATCACCGAACGCGAAGTGTTTAGAGACGATGGCTTCTCGTTTCAACCGACATTCATGCCCCGTAGAGTGGACCATCTCATGAAACAAGGTGCTGTAATACTCTTCTCGTACCGTGAAATCTTGTAACGGCGGACAGTTGATTCTATCAATGAGTGGCATATAGACCGCATGCCCTCGATAAGAACTATAGTCCGGCGCATCCCTATACCCTTTAACGATTTTTTCTGCTTCTTCAAGGGGATCATGATCAAACGTCTCATCTCTTCTTTTACTC encodes the following:
- a CDS encoding cation:proton antiporter, yielding MIALQIALVLLATKVAGQISVRLGQPSVLGKILVGILIGPAILGWINENEVIKTFSEIGVLLLMFLAGLETNLKTLNDNKKAALLVATGGIVAPILLGYVGAQIYNFSLAESIFIGLLLSATSVSISVQTLREIGWLKSKEGSTLLGAAVLDDVIVVILIAVALSVFAGSDTNLALLITKKILFFVLVILASKWLVPIFIKLFSNFKVTETILSAGLIVAFSFAYFAESLGVAGIIGTFFAGIAISQTRFKKEMENRVEPLANGFFVPFFFTSIGLNVTFSSIEDQIGFVIIFSFIALLSKFVGSGLGAKVSGFSNTSSMGIGAGMISRGEVALILATMGLESKLLPADYYTSIIMVIIITTIVTPPLLKLFFGLKEDRLYENKMNAKL
- a CDS encoding carotenoid biosynthesis protein translates to MSTFQKYLWTFFKVWFLIGLILVGFSLLPPWLEWANAVFLFASGLYASCYLWNVLPKGRFIIPLIFFGSIAIESFGTHTGLLFGEYTYEADFGPMVLGVPITMGPAWLSVIGASHAFSQLFSFRYQTIVLVPLFSVWLDLAIDPVAANIKNYWIWNEGGFYYNIPSQNFFGWYVTAFFFSLFIARYEKEATTYELERNNQYLFMMLHLLFGFTAFIAGLYGVLLVGISSMICYIITVVYSMRKLNLFKVKNY
- a CDS encoding CPBP family intramembrane glutamic endopeptidase, with protein sequence MFFLSIIFFSYRWYGWGTLSVLSLFLIYQTNTKYRPTLSLFIFFSIGLVLFVIGSDYFISLELSKETKVLLNRCLLLCMIIGVCISLTLSKQKINFFTSMPNWRGRIAFPHHTLPTRTFFLFGLLGSFTIFLPLFFKEDVVIENNFLMFALLFSLINALLEELLWRGVLLSSLKENISTPYAVVTTSIGFGLLHLSIGIPFVMSLLFSLGGLFYAFVVLKTNSIYPAIVFHFVINMGMVLNEWII
- a CDS encoding ArdC family protein, producing the protein MSFSFFTRNSIFHLKAYRGINTFLLPAGEYPTFKQITEAGGKVKKGAKSHMVVFWTWLEKEADDENEDKIPYLRYYRVFHVGSQVEGLESKRRDETFDHDPLEEAEKIVKGYRDAPDYSSYRGHAVYMPLIDRINCPPLQDFTVREEYYSTLFHEMVHSTGHECRLKREAIVSKHFAFGDESYSKEELVAEMGAAMLCGVAGIDNTIPNSASYIESWLRVLKEDSRIVVQAAGQAQKAADYILGTEVEKVKIAP